In a single window of the Zea mays cultivar B73 chromosome 5, Zm-B73-REFERENCE-NAM-5.0, whole genome shotgun sequence genome:
- the LOC103627357 gene encoding fimbrin-5, translating into MSTFIGVLVSDPGLQSQFTQVQLRTLQTKFASAKRPNAEHVTIKDLPPMMEKLRGIHEVLSEEEISGFLSETYPDMNQPIEFEPFLKEYLNIQAKGSSKSGGKKKLKGSVSFLKASTTTLLHVINESEKTSYVNHINNFLKEDPFLKNFLPLDPASNELFNLVRDGVLLCKLINVAVPGTIDERAINTKKHLNPWERNENHTLCLNSAKAIGCTVVNIGTQDLIEARPHLVLGLLCQIIKIQLLADLNLKKTPQLAELVADDNGKEVEELVTLAPDKMLLKWMNFHLKKAGYKKTVTNFSTDVKDGEAYAYLLSTLAPELSSKTMIETSDPKERAQKVLETAEKLDCTRYVTSKDIVEGSANLNLAFVAQIFQNRNGLSTNTVAPVIEDTPDDVEASREERAFRLWINSLGIPTYVNNLFEDVRTGWVLLEVLDKISPGSVNWKHASKPPIIMPFRKVENCNQVIKIGKELNFSLVNVAGNDIVQGNKKLILAFLWQLMRTSILQLLRNLRSHSKEKEMTDADILIWANSKVKESGKNSHIESFKDKTIADGVFFLELLSAVQSRVVDWNMVKKGEDEEEKKLNATYIISVARKLGCTVFLLPEDIMEVNPKMILTLTASIMYWSLQNQGPYKSSGPQDALLEEEEGEEEEEEEEEEEEEEEDFEGGVEDGVSETTT; encoded by the exons ATGTCTACCTTCATCGGCGTTCTTGTCTCCGATCCAGGGCTGCAGAGCCAGTTCACCCAGGTGCAGCTCAGGACCCTTCAAACAAAG TTTGCATCCGCAAAGCGACCAAACGCAGAACATGTGACCATAAAGGATTTGCCCCCGATGATGGAAAAGCTGAGGGGCATCCACGAAGTCCTGTCCGAAGAAGAGATCAGCGGGTTTTTGAGCGAGACCTATCCTGACATGAACCAGCCTATAGAATTCGAGCCGTTCCTCAAG GAGTACTTAAATATACAAGCCAAAGGGAGCAGCAAATCGGGAGGCAAGAAGAAGCTGAAGGGGTCCGTGTCGTTTCTGAAGGCTTCCACCACCACTCTCCTTCACGTCATCAACGAGTCCGAGAAGACTTCCTACGTGAACCACATAAACAATTTCCTGAAGGAGGATCCTTTCCTGAAGAATTTCTTGCCGCTGGATCCGGCATCCAACGAGCTGTTCAACCTTGTTCGGGACGGCGTGCTACTTTG CAAGTTGATCAACGTTGCTGTTCCGGGCACGATAGATGAGAGAGCGATTAACACAAAGAAGCATCTTAATCCATGGGAGAGGAACGAGAACCATACCCTTTGTCTCAACTCTGCCAAGGCCATTGGTTGCACTGTTGTTAACATTGGAACACAAGATCTGATTGAAGCCAGG CCTCATCTGGTTCTTGGACTGTTATGCCAGATCATAAAG ATACAACTACTGGCTGATCTGAATCTAAAGAAGACGCCTCAGTTGGCAGAGTTGGTGGCTGATGATAATGGCAAG GAAGTAGAGGAGCTGGTCACCTTAGCACCGGATAAGATGTTGCTTAAATGGATGAACTTCCATCTCAAGAAAGCAGGGTATAAAAAAACTGTGACAAATTTCTCTACTGATGTGAAG GATGGTGAAGCGTATGCTTACCTTCTCAGCACCCTTGCTCCAGAGCTTAGCTCAAAAACCATGATAGAAACTTCAGATCCAAAGGAGAGGGCACAGAAAGTACTTGAAACCGCAGAAAAGCTCGATTGTACAAGATATGTAACGTCTAAAGATATTGTTGAAGGTTCCGCCAATCTTAACTTGGCATTCGTTGCTCAAATATTCCAGAACAG AAATGGTTTATCAACCAACACTGTGGCTCCCGTTATTGAAGATACTCCTGATGACGTGGAGGCATCCAGGGAAGAGAGAGCATTTCGCCTATGGATCAACAGCCTTGGAATTCCAACTTATGTCAACAATTTGTTTGAGGATGTTAGGACTGG ATGGGTTTTGCTAGAGGTTCTTGACAAAATTTCTCCAGGGTCAGTTAACTGGAAGCATGCATCCAAACCACCAATCATTATGCCGTTTAGAAAGGTTGAAAACTGCAACCAGGTTATCAAAATCGGCAAGGAGCTAAACTTTTCTCTGGTAAATGTAGCAGGAAATGATATTGTGCAAGGAAACAAGAAACTGATTCTAG CTTTCCTGTGGCAACTCATGAGGACTAGTATCCTACAATTGCTGAGGAACTTGAGATCCCACTCTAAAGAGAAAGAGATGACAGATGCTGACATTCTCATTTGGGCTAATAGCAAGGTCAAGGAATCAGGCAAAAATTCACATATTGAAAGCTTCAAG GACAAAACGATAGCAGATGGGGTGTTCTTCCTTGAGCTCCTAAGTGCTGTGCAGAGCAGGGTTGTTGACTGGAACATGGTGAAGAAGGGGGAGGATG AGGAGGAGAAGAAGCTGAATGCAACATACATAATCAGTGTTGCTAGGAAGCTAGGTTGCACTGTCTTCTTGCTACCTGAAGACATAATGGAG GTGAACCCAAAGATGATCCTCACCCTGACAGCAAGCATCATGTACTGGAGCCTGCAGAATCAAGGGCCATACAAGAGTTCAGGACCACAGGATGCTCTTCTAGAGGAAGAGGAAGgcgaggaggaggaagaagaagaagaagaggaggaagaggaggaggaggatttCGAAGGAGGTGTCGAAGATGGTGTCTCTGAAACGACCACTTGA
- the LOC100280999 gene encoding glycine-rich cell wall structural protein precursor yields the protein MASKRLLVLALLLAAVFLAVSGAANDDQAQPRKDGGENKADVQDYRGGGGGWRGGGGYPGRGYPGGGGYPGGGRGGYCRWGCCNRGYYGGCRCCSRADEVPEPMYRPEPTEVHN from the exons ATGGCGTCCAAGCGACTCCTCGTGCTAGCTCTCCTGCTCGCCGCCGTTTTCCTTGCCGTCTCAGGAGCAGCTAACGACGACCAAGCCC AACCGAGGAAGGACGGCGGCGAGAACAAAGCCGACGTGCAGGACTaccgtggcggcggcggcggctggcgcGGTGGGGGTGGCTACCCCGGCCGTGGCTACCCGGGCGGGGGCGGCTACCCTGGCGGCGGCCGCGGCGGTTACTGCAGGTGGGGGTGCTGCAACCGCGGGTACTATGGCGGCTGCCGGTGCTGCTCGCGCGCCGACGAGGTCCCGGAGCCCATGTACCGCCCGGAGCCCACCGAGGTCCACAACTGA